A part of Aegilops tauschii subsp. strangulata cultivar AL8/78 chromosome 2, Aet v6.0, whole genome shotgun sequence genomic DNA contains:
- the LOC109767465 gene encoding nuclear poly(A) polymerase 2-like, whose product MASPIFLVGPTPAEQESRAQLEKHLREAGLHKSAEETAAREDVSGELHGIFNCWVKRLTTQREYPDGMAEHATALLLPFGSYRLGVHGRGSDIDALVVGPAYVDRHHDFFDVLGCVLAETEAVTELQLVSGAYVPVIKMRFRGVQVDLLYASVCLDLDLRGRSVLCGLDMATVRSLNGVRVADEILRLVPDAGAFRTKLRCVKHWAKARGIYSNAMGFVGGVGWAILVARVCQLYPNAAPSMLVPRFFRIFSQWKWPNPVMLREIEHDDDGGEMPLGLPVWDPRRNPRDGSHLMPVITPAYPCMNSSYNISRATLRTMTAEFEAAHKVCQEIAVAGAWDALFRPFDFFKAYKSYLRVDVKVASGEEDLREWKGWVESRLRQLVVRVEMATAGMLLCHPHPHAYADDDDRRRVSFFVRLSKPAPSPQQPQQPPQFDLRLTTQEFKDEVYTYAFWRPGMELNVSHTRRKDLPPYVLEQIISTDRLKRKRSDDDSGNPESSPTVKRAAAAAGRIGSSSESET is encoded by the exons ATGGCGTCCCCGATTTTCCTGGTTGGCCCGACGCCGGCGGAGCAGGAGAGCAGGGCGCAGCTCGAGAAGCACCTGCGTGAAGCTGGCCTACACAAGAGCGCTGAGGAGACGGCTGCCCGCGAGGATGT CAGTGGCGAGCTCCACGGCATCTTCAACTGCTGGGTGAAGCGGCTCACGACTCAGCGAGAGTACCCCGATGGCATGGCTGAGCATGCAACCGCCCTGCTGCTCCCCTTCGGTTCCTACCGCCTCGGCGTCCATGGCCGCGGCTCCGACATCGACGCCCTTGTTGTCGGGCCCGCCTATGTTGACCGCCACCACGACTTCTTCGACGTGCTTGGCTGCGTGCTGGCCGAGACCGAGGCGGTGACGGAGCTGCAGCTGGTTTCCGGTGCGTACGTGCCGGTCATCAAGATGAGGTTCCGCGGCGTGCAGGTGGACCTCCTCTACGCCAGCGTCTGCCTCGACCTGGACCTGCGCGGCCGCTCCGTGCTCTGCGGCCTGGACATGGCCACCGTCCGCAGCCTCAACGGCGTCCGCGTCGCCGACGAGATCCTGCGGCTGGTCCCGGACGCCGGCGCCTTCCGCACGAAGCTGCGCTGCGTGAAGCATTGGGCCAAGGCGAGGGGCATCTACTCCAACGCCATGGGCTTCGTCGGCGGCGTGGGGTGGGCCATCCTCGTGGCGCGCGTGTGCCAGCTCTACCCCAACGCCGCGCCCAGCATGCTGGTGCCGCGCTTCTTCCGGATCTTCTCGCAGTGGAAGTGGCCCAACCCGGTGATGCTGCGGGAGATCGAgcacgacgacgacggcggcgagaTGCCGCTTGGGCTCCCCGTGTGGGACCCGAGGAGGAACCCCCGCGACGGGAGCCACCTCATGCCCGTCATCACGCCGGCATACCCCTGCATGAACTCTAGCTACAACATCTCCCGCGCCACCCTGCGAACCATGACAGCGGAGTTCGAGGCGGCGCACAAGGTTTGCCAGGAGATCGCCGTGGCCGGCGCGTGGGACGCGCTGTTCAGGCCGTTCGATTTCTTCAAGGCGTACAAGAGCTACCTGCGGGTGGACGTGAAGGTGGCCAGCGGGGAGGAGGATCTGCGGGAGTGGAAGGGGTGGGTGGAGTCGCGGCTGAGGCAGCTGGTGGTCAGGGTCGAGATGGCCACGGCCGGCATGCTGCTCTGCCATCCGCACCCGCACGCCTACGCCGATGATGATGATCGGCGGCGCGTGTCCTTCTTCGTGAGACTGTCCAAGCCAGCACCGTCGCCACAGCAACCGCAGCAGCCGCCGCAGTTCGACCTTCGCCTGACGACGCAGGAGTTCAAGGACGAGGTGTACACGTACGCGTTCTGGAGGCCTGGCATGGAGCTGAACGTCTCGCACACCCGAAGGAAGGACCTGCCGCCCTATGTGCTGGAGCAGATTATCTCCACTGATCGTCTCAAGAGGAAGCGCTCCGACGATGATTCCGGCAACCCCGAGTCGAGCCCGACCGTCaagagggcggcggcggcagcaggcAGAATCGGGTCTTCATCAGAGAGCGAGACTTGA